TAAAACCACAAGGTGTCTTAGTCAGAGCAACTGCAGTTTATGAGAATGCTACTTTATTTGTTTGTAAATCGTACTCCATGTGGAATGATGGTAATTTGTATTTCTTGTTTCCTTCTGTATTTCTTCGCTGCTGAAATAAATGAAATCATTACTATTGCTTATTCAGTTGTCTTTTGTTTTCCTCTAGAGCCTATCAAAGCAAAGAATCCAAAGATAACATATGCAGACCTTTATCAGGTAATTTGGGATCACCTTAAATTTGCTCTTCTATAGGATGTCCGGATTTTTTAACCCTGTTGTGATTGGGCTTTTTTATCCTGTTGGCCTGTTGGGAAGGGTGAAACTCTCAATTCAGTATAAAATTAAATACTAACCTGCTAGGAATTTATAAACAGCTTGCTGGAGTGGTTGCAGTTGAAGTAACCGGGGGGCCAACTGTTGAGTTTGTTCCTGGCAGACGTGTATGTAAAAAAAACTCCATGTTTGGATTCACCTTTGCTGATGTTCACTCTTTAACTGGTTGACATTAATCAGGATTCGTCAGTGTGCCCCCGTGAAGGTCGTCTGCCGGATGCTAAGAAAGGTATTTACTACCTTGGGCTATACTTGTGTGGTGGTTAACGTGATTATTCTGGAAGTTTGAGAGGGAGAGACGGAAGGATGGTACTTGTGTAATTTATGTGTGAAACCTTCTTGTTTTTTTGAACGTAGTAAAACCTCTTCTTGTTGCTTCTCAGCATCAAACTTTTATGCGTATCTGGCCTCtatggttgctgcatggatttctTACCTGAAGTTTTGTTAAACAACATAGATATCATTTTCTATTAGGAGCTGTTCCTTCATTTCTCCATATAACTAGTACTATATGCAACATGTGTCTGTATCCAGCTTTGGTAATTTTTATCCTGATGGTTTGCTGTTATTCTGTACTTATTATTTGATCATATCATATCTGTTGCTAATGTACATCTCTTGATTTTTTGGCTTCTTTGCATGAATAGGTGCACCACATCTGAGGGACATCTTTTATCGAATGGGCTTATCTGACAAAGATATTGTAGCTCTGTCAGGGGGGCATACTCTGGTAAATTGTTATAGTCTCTGAAGGAGTACTAATTTGTTCATAAGCTGATCTTAATACCTTTGTTCTTTTAGGGAAGGGCTCATCCTGAGAGGTCTGGATTCGAAGGTGCCTGGACAAAGGAGCCTCTTAAGTTTGATAACTCGTACTTTCTGTGAGTTGAACTTAAAGTCAGAATTTCTACTTGGTTTGAAGACTAGATTCCATATGGTTAACGAGTGTGTTGTCGATTAATTTATTATGTTACTGCAGTGAGCTGTTGAGTGAGGAATCTGAGGGGCTTTTAAAGCTCCCAACTGATAAGGCACTGTTATCAGATCCTGAGTTTAGGCGCTATGTGGAGCTTTATGCAAAGGTGAATAGGACTTTATAAGTTATCCTATGCACAGCACACTTTAGCACCTTGTTTGGTTATACAAGCTTCAGATCCACTGATTCAGAACCATGTCTTTGTTCATACTGCaggatgaagatgccttcttcaAGGACTACGCTGAATCACACAAGAAACTCTCTGAGCTTGGCTTCACGCCTCGCAGCACAGCATCAGCCAAATCAGACCTTCCAACCGGTGCTGTGCTTGCACAGAGTGCCTTTGGGGTAGCGGTTGCTGCAGCCGTAGTTATTGCTGGCTACTTGTACGAGGCTTCCAAGAAGGCCAAGTAGATGGCAAAGTTCTTCGCCACATGGTTATGGGTTGTTTTAGCAAGTATGGAGATTGAATAACAGGATCATCGAAATGAGGTACTCGGAAAATGTTTCGTAAACCTTGCGAACAGAACATCCCCTTCATGTTTACACTGGATCCATGAGTCACAATGATATGGAGATGGCATAGCCTACTATTGAAAGTATCTGCATTCTGTGTGATCTATGCATCGGTTGCACTTCGAACTTATGTGGAAATTGACAGTGATGTGTCGACATAGGAATTGCGTTTTGGCTCTGTCGCATTTTCGTGGTTGAGGCATACCGTGTAgaaaatggttttattttttttaatgttTAAATGGTTTAATTAAACCtggtgccctgttcgcttgttggtttcagccagctcaaaccagtcagccaacagtgttttcctctcacaataaaccagcaccaaccagctcAAAAATCA
This DNA window, taken from Miscanthus floridulus cultivar M001 chromosome 13, ASM1932011v1, whole genome shotgun sequence, encodes the following:
- the LOC136499181 gene encoding probable L-ascorbate peroxidase 4, peroxisomal, which gives rise to MAAPVVDAEYLRQVDRARRHLRALISNKGCAPIMLRLAWHDAGTYDVNTKTGGANGSIRYEEEYTHGSNAGLKIAIDLLEPIKAKNPKITYADLYQLAGVVAVEVTGGPTVEFVPGRRDSSVCPREGRLPDAKKGAPHLRDIFYRMGLSDKDIVALSGGHTLGRAHPERSGFEGAWTKEPLKFDNSYFLELLSEESEGLLKLPTDKALLSDPEFRRYVELYAKDEDAFFKDYAESHKKLSELGFTPRSTASAKSDLPTGAVLAQSAFGVAVAAAVVIAGYLYEASKKAK